From a region of the Castanea sativa cultivar Marrone di Chiusa Pesio chromosome 10, ASM4071231v1 genome:
- the LOC142612769 gene encoding uncharacterized protein LOC142612769, which translates to MFAFLSSRQLLFITHRNRRTQFQLGLLQKKAILSIKSFISIALSESEQQKTHSFTVSYLINSCGLSPKSALLASHKVHFENPDKPDLVLNLLKESGFNDTQITKLVTKIPLLLLSHPENTLLPKFEFLRSIGVSGSDLPRILSLNPDMLRRSLKNNLIPCYKFLKSLLFENEKVITALGRSQRALLSNGTKTMVPNIALLREVGAPPTTISFLVTRSPSVAFIKPSKFVKAVQEVKEMGFDPSKFAFVQAIEVVLSIRKPTWEYKFEIFRRWGWSKADTLSAFRRFPNFMLLSDEKITKVMNFVVNKLGRPSTDILMNPVVLNLSLEKRIIPRCSVVQILLAKNLIKSDLSLATFLLPNEKFFLEKFVIKFQDNVPQLLSVYQTKMDLLNVEIQSEKVCGTELF; encoded by the coding sequence ATGTTTGCTTTTCTCTCTTCAAGACAGCTACTCTTTATTACGCATAGGAATAGGAGGACCCAATTTCAATTGGGACTTCTTCAGAAAAAAGCCATCTTAAGCATCAAATCATTTATATCAATAGCTTTATCTGAATCAGAACAGCAAAAAACACATTCTTTTACAGTGTCTTATCTCATAAACTCATGTGGGTTGTCACCAAAATCTGCTCTTTTAGCATCCCACAAGGTACACTTTGAAAACCCAGATAAACCAGACTTAGTGCTTAATCTTCTCAAAGAGAGTGGATTCAATGATACCCAAATCACCAAACTCGTCACAAAAATCCCACTGCTGCTTTTATCTCATCCTGAGAATACCCTTTTGCCCAAATTCGAATTTTTGCGCTCTATAGGGGTTTCAGGCTCTGACCTCCCTAGAATCCTTAGTTTGAATCCTGACATGCTGAGAAGGAGCTTAAAGAACAATCTCATTCCCTGCTATAAGTTCCTCAAGAGTCTGCTTTTTGAGAATGAGAAAGTCATTACGGCTTTAGGGCGCTCTCAAAGGGCTTTGCTAAGTAATGGAACAAAGACTATGGTTCCAAATATTGCACTTTTGAGAGAAGTTGGAGCACCTCCAACCACCATCTCTTTCTTGGTGACTCGTTCTCCGTCTGTTGCATTCATTAAGCCTAGCAAGTTTGTGAAAGCTGTCCAGGAGGTTAAGGAAATGGGTTTTGATCCTTCAAAATTTGCATTTGTGCAAGCAATCGAAGTGGTTTTGTCAATAAGAAAGCCGACGTGGGAAtataaatttgagatttttaggAGGTGGGGTTGGTCTAAGGCGGACACTCTCTCAGCGTTTAGAAGGTTTCCAAATTTTATGCTTTTATCGGATGAGAAGATCACAAAAGTAATGAACTTCGTTGTGAACAAATTGGGACGGCCATCAACGGATATTCTTATGAATCCTGTGGTTCTGAATTTAAGCTTGGAGAAGAGGATTATTCCTAGGTGTTCAGTTGTTCAAATTTTGTTAGCCAAGAATTTGATCAAGAGTGATTTAAGCTTAGCGACTTTCTTACTACCTAATGAGAAGTTCTTTTTGGAGAAGTTTGTTATAAAATTTC